The window TATTGATCAAAATACTTCCTTTTTGCCCCATCTTCACCGCAACCACATGAGCAAATGGCCTAAGTACCTCTAATGCATCTTCCACATTATTTTTACCGGTGAGCCCTTTAATTTCTGCTTCGTTTGGTAAAAAAATATCTACAAAGGGAAGACAAGCTTGAAAATCAAAATCAAACCTCCCTTCAGGATCTGTCTGTAAGTCCAAAGAAGTAGTCAACCCAGCAGCTTTCGCCTTTTTAAAGAGAGAAGAAATATCTTTTCTGATCTTAGGTTGCAAAAAAAGATTGGAGAAATGCAAATGATCAAATTGATCGATATGATCCCAAGGAATGTCATCAATCCCCAAATGTTCCATAGCCCCACAATATGTCACATTGGCTCTATCTTGACCATAATTAAGTACGAGGGTTAAACCCGTCTGATAAATCTTATCTTTTACCAAAAAATCAGTATGAACTCCTTTTTCCCTTAACCTATCAAAAACAAAATCCCCAAAATCATCTTGACCAATCTTTCCACAAAAACTAGTAGAAACACCTAATGCAGCAATATTAGAGGCGAAAATAGCAGAACTACTTCCAAGTGTAAGATTCATTTGAGAAGCTATGATTTCAGTTCCAACTTTCGGAAAGCCTCTGATATCATTAAGAATGAGATCCACATTTAACTCCCCAACGACCAAAAGTTTTTTATTTTGCATAATTCACTTCCTTGATTTCAATTTCGGATAAAAGGTTATCCACATCTTTTTTATAAAGCATTCCCAGTTCATGTCTAAGACAGTTGGCAGCACCAAAAGCTACAGCATATCGAGCGTGCTCTTTCATATCAGTATTCTTTAGCAAACTATATCCTAAACCAGCAGTGAGGCAATCCCCACTTCCAACAGTACTTATTACTTTACTTAAGACAACTTTACCTTCTACAATTTTATCAGATGATAGCAATTCAAGACCATCTTTTCCCTTAGTCAATGCAAGTATCGAAACTGATTCCAACAATTTTGGAAACGTCATTTTGGTTTCTTGAAATTCTGATTCATTGAGGTGTAAGGCTGTAACTTTTTCTTGTAGCGCATTTTTGAGCTGAACACCAGTACAGTCCAAAATCACATCTACATGATGCTGATTGCAAAGCCTTACAAGTTCCTGACAGGCATTTTCTGGACTATCAGCTGGCCAAGAACCGGAAATTATAACCTGTGATACTGACTTGATTTTATCAGCAAATATCTTTTTAAAAGCCTCAAAACTTTCCCTGCCCATCCTTGGCCCTGGCTCCAATAACTCGGTATGATCCCAGGATTTTTCTTCAGTGATGAAAGTATAGCATTTTCGAGTATTTCCCTTTAAATCTACCCCTGAAGTTTCTACCCCTAATTTATTGCAAGCTGATTGAACCCATTCCCCATGTGTTCCTGCCCAAAAACCCATCAACTCAACAGCCATTCCCATCTCCTTCAAGGCTAAGGCAACATGAACCCCTTTGCCACCAGGATATTCAGTCAGATGTTGAATCCTATTGCTTGTAGCAGGCTTAAAAGTTGATAAATGTGCATAGACATCAATAGCTGGATTGGGACAGACTGCTAGTATCATTATACTTTTTTATAAATTTTTACCCCCTGGACTACTCTAGAAATTGCACCACTTACAGACGGGTTATCTGGCTGTAAACCCAATTCAAGACTTTTATAAAATCCCATCAGTTGACCAATCAACGTACCTGTCAACATTCTAAAATCTCCAGCAGGACAGTTTTCAGATCTTGGAGCAATATTTATCAGAGGTCTGAAATCATCTTCATACCAGCCACCAAAACTAATGATCGGAATCTTTCTTAAATCATCAGCAATACTAATAGCTAGATCTCTTTCATATTGATAAACATGCGATTCACTTGAGAAAAGAAATACGATCAGGGACTTCTCATTCAATACCGCTCTTGGACCATGCCGGAAACCCAAGAAAGAATCATGCTTGCAGATTACCTTCCCATCTGTTAGCTCCTGAAGTTTCAAATGACACTCTCTTGCAATGCCTAACATAGGCCCAGAACCTAAAAAAATTACTCTCTCAAAATTCTTCGAACTCAACGAAATAAAGTCATCAAGATGCTCTGCAATAATTGCATCTGCAATCTCGGAAACACTTAATACCTGTTCACCAATTTCTGACAATTTTGCTAGATTACTAACAAGCAATACTGATAAAAGCATAGAAGTAAAACTTCCAGTCATGGCAAGACTTTTATCATTAGCATTTTCAGGCAACTGCAAGCAATAAGAACGCTTTTTATTCCGTTTGGCATAGCCGGCTAGCTGCCCTTCTTCATTACAGGTTATAATGAGATGATAAATTTCCGATACATTCTCATCTGCTAACAAGACAGTTTCTACACTTTCAGGACTATTGCCTGACCGTGCAAATGACACCATCAAAGTTGGTGTTTGCTTCTGAAAAGTGAGCTCAGGGTGGGTTACAATATCGGTA is drawn from Belliella baltica DSM 15883 and contains these coding sequences:
- a CDS encoding carbohydrate kinase family protein, translating into MQNKKLLVVGELNVDLILNDIRGFPKVGTEIIASQMNLTLGSSSAIFASNIAALGVSTSFCGKIGQDDFGDFVFDRLREKGVHTDFLVKDKIYQTGLTLVLNYGQDRANVTYCGAMEHLGIDDIPWDHIDQFDHLHFSNLFLQPKIRKDISSLFKKAKAAGLTTSLDLQTDPEGRFDFDFQACLPFVDIFLPNEAEIKGLTGKNNVEDALEVLRPFAHVVAVKMGQKGSILINKSERIQAVGFKHEHFVDAIGAGDSFNAGFIHSFLEEKSLEECLQFANLTGALNTTAAGGTGAFEDRKNISEKAMKIFNVKI
- a CDS encoding 1-phosphofructokinase family hexose kinase, whose product is MILAVCPNPAIDVYAHLSTFKPATSNRIQHLTEYPGGKGVHVALALKEMGMAVELMGFWAGTHGEWVQSACNKLGVETSGVDLKGNTRKCYTFITEEKSWDHTELLEPGPRMGRESFEAFKKIFADKIKSVSQVIISGSWPADSPENACQELVRLCNQHHVDVILDCTGVQLKNALQEKVTALHLNESEFQETKMTFPKLLESVSILALTKGKDGLELLSSDKIVEGKVVLSKVISTVGSGDCLTAGLGYSLLKNTDMKEHARYAVAFGAANCLRHELGMLYKKDVDNLLSEIEIKEVNYAK
- a CDS encoding SIS domain-containing protein, whose protein sequence is MILTTYLNLEKQSAVNAGAENTAREIVQQPRLWLDVLALIASQKNDLAAFLYPLIEKPDLRIILTGAGSSAFIGESAQGIVQRNTGRLTQAIATTDIVTHPELTFQKQTPTLMVSFARSGNSPESVETVLLADENVSEIYHLIITCNEEGQLAGYAKRNKKRSYCLQLPENANDKSLAMTGSFTSMLLSVLLVSNLAKLSEIGEQVLSVSEIADAIIAEHLDDFISLSSKNFERVIFLGSGPMLGIARECHLKLQELTDGKVICKHDSFLGFRHGPRAVLNEKSLIVFLFSSESHVYQYERDLAISIADDLRKIPIISFGGWYEDDFRPLINIAPRSENCPAGDFRMLTGTLIGQLMGFYKSLELGLQPDNPSVSGAISRVVQGVKIYKKV